A single Fusobacterium simiae DNA region contains:
- a CDS encoding Tex family protein — protein sequence MEKIYKTVAEELKIPVDKVENTIKLLDDGATIPFVARYRKEVTGNLDEVQIGDILQKVEYLRNLEERKEEVIRLIEEQGKLTEELRNSIIEAKILQEVEDIYFPYRKKKKTKADIAKERGLEPLAEKFYTVNSLEEIQSLAKDFITEEVPTVEDAIEGAMLIIAQNISEKAEYRERIREIYLKYSIIESKASKKATELDEKKVYNDYYEYSEKVEKMPSHRILALNRGEKEDILTVHLRLEDTDRERIENMILREFPKNDLASTYKEIIKDSLDRLIVPSIEREVRNALTERAEIESIAVFKDNLKNLLLQAPLKEKNVLALDPGYRTGCKVAVIDKYGFYRENTVFFLVEAMHNPRQIKDARDKFLKLVKKYDIDIVSIGNGTASRETETFVANIIKEEKLNVKYLIVNEAGASVYSASKIAAEEFPDLDVTVRGAISIGRRIQDPLAELVKIDPKSIGVGMYQHDVNQSKLDESLDNVISHVVNNVGANINTASWALLSHISGIKKTVAKNIVDYRKENGNFKNRKEILKVKGVGPKAYEQMAGFLVIPEGENILDNTVIHPESYGIAEAILGKIGFDLEKYNNELDVARERLKSFDYKKFAEENNFGLETVKDVYEALLKDRRDPRDDFEKPLLKSDILNIDNLQVGMELEGTVRNVVKFGAFIDIGLKNDALLHISEISNKYIDDPSKVLSVGQIIKVRIKDVDKDRGRVGLTKKEQN from the coding sequence ATGGAAAAGATTTATAAAACCGTAGCTGAAGAATTAAAAATTCCAGTGGATAAAGTTGAAAACACAATTAAACTTTTAGATGATGGAGCTACCATACCTTTTGTTGCAAGATACAGAAAAGAAGTAACAGGGAACTTAGATGAAGTACAGATAGGAGATATTTTACAAAAGGTTGAATATTTAAGAAATTTAGAAGAAAGAAAAGAAGAAGTAATAAGACTGATTGAAGAACAAGGTAAACTAACAGAAGAATTAAGAAACAGCATAATAGAAGCAAAAATTTTACAAGAAGTTGAGGATATTTATTTCCCATACAGAAAGAAAAAGAAAACAAAAGCTGATATTGCTAAGGAAAGAGGTTTAGAACCATTAGCAGAAAAATTTTATACAGTTAATAGTTTAGAAGAAATTCAAAGTTTAGCTAAAGACTTTATAACAGAAGAAGTACCAACAGTTGAAGATGCAATAGAAGGAGCTATGCTTATAATTGCACAAAATATTTCTGAAAAGGCAGAATATAGAGAAAGAATAAGAGAAATATATTTAAAATACTCAATTATAGAATCAAAAGCTAGTAAAAAAGCAACAGAATTAGATGAAAAGAAAGTCTATAATGACTATTATGAATACAGTGAAAAAGTTGAAAAAATGCCATCACATAGAATATTGGCTTTAAATAGAGGAGAAAAAGAAGACATATTAACAGTTCATTTAAGACTTGAAGATACTGATAGAGAAAGAATTGAAAATATGATTTTAAGAGAGTTCCCTAAAAATGATTTAGCTTCAACTTATAAAGAAATTATAAAAGATTCTTTGGATAGACTTATAGTTCCATCTATTGAAAGAGAAGTTAGAAATGCACTTACAGAAAGAGCGGAAATTGAGTCAATAGCAGTATTTAAAGATAATTTAAAAAATTTACTTTTACAAGCACCTTTAAAAGAAAAAAATGTCTTGGCACTTGACCCAGGGTACAGAACAGGTTGTAAAGTTGCAGTTATAGATAAATATGGATTTTATAGAGAAAACACTGTATTTTTCTTAGTTGAGGCTATGCACAATCCTAGACAAATTAAAGATGCAAGAGATAAATTTTTAAAATTGGTTAAAAAATATGATATAGATATTGTTAGTATAGGAAATGGAACTGCTTCAAGAGAAACAGAAACTTTTGTTGCAAATATAATAAAAGAAGAAAAATTAAATGTAAAATATTTGATAGTAAATGAAGCAGGAGCTTCTGTTTACTCTGCTTCAAAGATAGCAGCAGAAGAATTTCCAGATTTAGATGTAACTGTAAGAGGAGCAATTTCAATAGGTAGAAGAATACAAGACCCACTTGCAGAGCTTGTGAAGATAGACCCAAAATCTATTGGAGTTGGAATGTATCAACATGATGTAAACCAATCTAAGTTAGATGAATCTTTGGATAATGTAATAAGTCATGTGGTAAATAATGTGGGAGCCAATATTAATACTGCTTCTTGGGCTTTACTTTCTCATATTTCTGGAATTAAGAAAACTGTTGCTAAGAATATAGTTGATTACAGAAAAGAAAATGGAAATTTCAAGAATAGAAAAGAAATTTTAAAAGTTAAAGGTGTAGGACCAAAGGCTTATGAACAAATGGCAGGTTTCTTAGTTATACCAGAGGGAGAAAATATTTTAGATAACACAGTTATTCACCCTGAATCTTATGGGATAGCAGAGGCTATTTTAGGAAAAATAGGTTTTGACTTAGAAAAATATAACAATGAATTAGATGTTGCAAGAGAAAGATTAAAATCTTTTGACTATAAGAAGTTTGCAGAAGAAAATAATTTTGGTTTAGAAACAGTAAAAGATGTTTATGAGGCATTATTGAAAGATAGAAGAGACCCAAGAGATGATTTTGAAAAACCTCTTTTAAAATCGGATATTTTAAATATTGATAATTTACAAGTGGGAATGGAGCTTGAAGGAACAGTAAGAAATGTCGTTAAATTTGGGGCATTTATAGATATTGGTTTAAAAAATGATGCACTTTTACATATTTCAGAAATTTCAAATAAATATATAGATGACCCAAGTAAAGTTTTATCAGTTGGGCAAATTATAAAGGTTAGAATAAAAGATGTGGACAAAGATAGAGGAAGAGTAGGCTTAACAAAGAAAGAACAAAATTAG
- a CDS encoding ATP-binding protein has product MFIKKDSLLLRIISYNGIAIVIVASIMATLFGIMIFNELNMRLLDKSRERTLLVNKAYLYFIDKSREQLYDASNDAVNLILVDNNDKLIQNRLASAVRNQLSIESYSLYGKSFIQIVSPRRIILGESGDRDIKYDLYKNNNIIPSKEFLEYGKAEYVSTKDALYVRIVQPYRLYKSTERNYIVLTFPLTNYSLTEIKEYAYLTKEDKVFVLSKDGYLYGELSLDKVDNFFENFKFNKVGRELSDNKYYFSEKKIGDEYYYLGMLALKNDGSSDYIGDIGVAISKNDFVAIKYMLATIILVVGILAVVISTTLCARIFANLLKPLNALADKTEKIGVNDEKDEGGIDFKEENIFEIRSISNSLKFMAERIEENEKLLKQNNNKLNTNLNRLVAVEKLLMGIDIVGSFPEGINEVLRALTSEVGLGYSRAIYLEYSVEKDELSVKNYAINPHILANTEKYTEGINGFTFQINNIGEMIPLLNIKYEPGGIFWESIESGRIIYYNDKGFKYTYGNKLFKTLGLKNFMILPIADKDIKIGCILVDYFGKDNLISEEEVEVNTLLLMNLLIRIKNAMTEESKLMKERYLTMSKISNKFIKNNKKLINNVETFIEKIANNGYNNKDIDKIKRYLRDEKKKNIVIKDSLDSSKNNFVVFNFEKLIEKIVKNSEKILKKYGVNTSLFIDFSGNMYGDKRRIYQMFIQILRNSINAILTRNKLDKKINIVVVGDKNHRIILEIIDNGVGMTQEEVKAVMRPYSDAKGNSIMGTGLITIYKIVKEHNGLMTISSELDVGTKIRIIFNEYREETNQ; this is encoded by the coding sequence ATGTTTATAAAAAAAGATTCCCTACTTTTAAGGATAATTTCATATAATGGGATTGCAATAGTGATTGTTGCTTCAATTATGGCAACCCTTTTTGGAATTATGATTTTTAATGAATTAAATATGAGACTTTTAGATAAATCTCGTGAAAGAACTTTGCTTGTAAACAAGGCTTATTTATATTTTATTGATAAAAGTCGTGAACAATTATATGATGCTTCAAATGATGCAGTGAATTTAATTTTAGTTGATAACAATGACAAGTTAATTCAAAATAGATTGGCTTCAGCAGTGAGGAATCAACTAAGTATAGAATCATACAGTTTATATGGTAAATCATTTATTCAGATAGTTTCTCCTAGAAGAATAATTTTGGGAGAAAGTGGAGATAGAGATATCAAATATGACTTATATAAGAATAATAATATTATTCCTTCAAAAGAATTTTTAGAATATGGTAAAGCAGAATATGTTAGCACAAAAGATGCACTTTATGTCAGAATAGTTCAACCATATAGGTTGTATAAATCGACTGAAAGAAACTACATAGTACTTACATTTCCTTTGACTAATTATAGTTTAACAGAGATAAAAGAGTATGCTTATTTAACAAAGGAGGATAAAGTATTTGTTCTTTCAAAAGACGGATATTTGTATGGAGAGTTGAGCTTAGATAAAGTTGATAACTTTTTTGAAAACTTTAAATTTAATAAAGTTGGTAGAGAATTATCAGATAATAAATATTATTTCTCAGAAAAGAAAATAGGTGATGAATATTATTATTTGGGGATGCTCGCTTTAAAAAATGATGGTAGCAGTGATTATATTGGAGATATAGGGGTTGCTATATCAAAAAATGATTTTGTTGCTATAAAATATATGTTAGCTACTATAATATTAGTTGTTGGAATACTAGCAGTTGTTATAAGTACAACTCTTTGTGCAAGAATTTTTGCTAACCTTTTGAAGCCTTTAAATGCATTGGCAGATAAGACTGAAAAGATAGGTGTAAATGATGAAAAAGATGAAGGAGGAATAGATTTTAAAGAAGAAAATATCTTTGAAATTCGTTCAATTTCTAATTCTTTAAAGTTTATGGCAGAAAGAATAGAGGAAAATGAAAAACTTTTGAAACAAAATAATAATAAACTAAATACAAACTTGAATAGGTTAGTAGCAGTTGAAAAATTATTGATGGGAATAGATATAGTTGGAAGTTTTCCAGAGGGAATAAATGAAGTTTTAAGGGCTTTAACTTCAGAAGTTGGTTTAGGTTATAGCAGAGCTATATATTTAGAATATAGTGTAGAAAAAGATGAACTTTCAGTAAAAAATTATGCTATAAACCCTCATATATTAGCAAATACAGAAAAATATACAGAAGGAATAAATGGTTTTACATTTCAAATCAATAATATAGGAGAAATGATACCTCTTCTAAATATAAAATATGAGCCAGGAGGGATATTCTGGGAAAGTATTGAGTCAGGAAGAATAATCTATTATAATGATAAAGGTTTTAAGTATACCTATGGAAATAAACTGTTTAAAACCCTAGGTTTAAAAAATTTTATGATTTTGCCTATTGCAGATAAAGATATAAAGATAGGTTGTATATTGGTTGATTATTTTGGAAAAGATAATTTGATTTCAGAAGAAGAAGTTGAAGTAAATACATTACTATTAATGAACTTACTAATAAGAATAAAGAATGCTATGACAGAAGAAAGTAAACTTATGAAAGAAAGATATTTAACAATGTCTAAGATTTCTAATAAGTTCATTAAGAATAATAAAAAATTAATTAACAATGTTGAAACTTTTATTGAAAAAATAGCAAATAATGGATATAATAATAAAGATATAGATAAAATAAAACGATATTTAAGAGATGAAAAAAAGAAGAATATTGTTATCAAGGACTCTTTGGATAGTAGTAAAAACAATTTTGTAGTATTTAACTTTGAAAAATTAATAGAAAAAATAGTAAAGAATAGTGAAAAAATTCTAAAAAAATATGGAGTTAATACTTCACTATTTATAGATTTTTCAGGAAATATGTATGGAGATAAAAGAAGAATATATCAAATGTTCATACAAATTTTGAGAAATTCAATAAATGCTATTCTTACTAGAAATAAATTAGATAAAAAGATTAATATAGTTGTTGTAGGGGATAAAAATCATCGTATTATCTTAGAGATAATTGATAATGGTGTAGGAATGACACAGGAGGAAGTCAAAGCAGTTATGAGACCATACTCTGATGCAAAGGGCAATAGTATCATGGGGACAGGACTTATAACTATATATAAAATAGTGAAGGAGCATAATGGACTGATGACTATATCTTCTGAATTAGATGTCGGAACAAAGATAAGAATAATTTTTAATGAATACAGGGAGGAAACAAATCAATGA